AAAGAAATCTTACTTCCTATCGTTGATCGTCGCATCCCAATCGTAGGTGACGAACACGCCGATATGGAAAAAGGCACAGGCTGTGTAAAAATCACACCAGCTCATGACTTTAACGACTACGAAGTGGGTAAACGTCATAATCTGCCAATGATCAATATCTTCACTTTAGATGCGAACGTACGTGACGCTGCTGAAGTGTTCACTGCTAAAGGTGAAGCAAGTGATGCTTACTCGACTGAGATCCCTGAGCGTTATCAAGGTGTTGAACGTTTTGCTGCACGTAAAGCGATTGTCGCTGAGTTCGAACAGCTTGGTCTTCTGGTTGAAATTAAAGATCATGACCTAACGATCCCTTACGGCGATCGTGGCGGTGTGGTTATTGAACCAATGCTGACTGACCAATGGTATGTTCGCACTGCTCCTCTCGCAGAACCAGCGATCAAAGCCGTTGAAGATGGTGACATCCAATTTGTACCACAACAATACGAGAACATGTACTTCTCTTGGATGCGCGACATTCAAGATTGGTGTATCTCTCGTCAGCTATGGTGGGGTCACCGTATCCCTGCATGGTATGACGACCAAGGAAACGTGTACGTTGGTCGTAACGTAGAAGAAGTTCGTCAAGAGAATAACATCGCTGCAGATGTTGCTCTGCGTCAAGATGATGATGTACTTGATACTTGGTTCTCTTCAGCACTATGGACTTTCGGTACTCAAGGTTGGCCAGAACAAACGCCAGATCTTACCACCTTCCATCCAACGGAAGTGCTAGTAACCGGTTTCGATATTATCTTCTTCTGGGTTGCTCGCATGATCATGATGACCATGCACTTCATCAAAGATGAAAACGACAAACCACAAGTACCTTTCAAAACCGTTTACGTAACTGGTTTAATCCGTGACGAAAACGGCGACAAAATGTCGAAATCGAAAGGTAACGTACTTGACCCAATCGACATGATTGACGGTATCGATCTTGAGTCTCTAGTGACTAAGCGTACTGGCAACATGATGCAGCCTCAATTGGCAGCGAAGATTGAGAAAAATACTCGTAAGACGTTTGAAAACGGTATTGAACCATACGGTACAGATGCGCTGCGCTTTACCCTTGCAGCAATGGCATCGACAGGTCGTGATATCAACTGGGATATGAAGCGCCTAGAAGGTTACCGTAACTTCTGTAACAAGCTGTGGAACGCCAGCCGTTACGTATTGATGAATACTCAAGAGCAAGATTGTGGCTTTGCTGCAGGCGCTGAGCTTGAGTACTCACTAGCAGACAAATGGATCGAATCTCAATTTGAATTGGCTGCAAAAGCATTCAATGAGCATATCGATAACTACCGTCTTGATATGGCAGCGAACACGCTGTACGAATTTATTTGGAACCAATTCTGTGACTGGTACCTAGAGCTAACTAAACCGGTTCTATGGAAAGGTACAGAAGCTCAGCAACGCGCAACTCGTCGTACACTGATTACCGTTCTAGAGAAAACGCTTCGCCTAGCGCACCCAGTGATTCCATACATCACTGAAACCATTTGGCAAAGTGTAAAACCTCTTGTTGAAGGCGTATCTGGTGAAACCATCATGCTTCAAGCGCTACCACAGTACAACGAAGCAAACTTCCACCAAGAAGCGCTAGACGATATTGAATGGGTTAAAT
This genomic stretch from Vibrio nitrifigilis harbors:
- a CDS encoding valine--tRNA ligase, translated to MEKTYNPTSIEQDLYKTWEEQGYFKPHGDTSKPAYSIVIPPPNVTGSLHMGHAFQDTIMDTLIRCQRMKGNNTLWQVGTDHAGIATQMVVERKIAAEEEKTKHDYGREAFIDKIWEWKGESGGNITRQLRRLGASVDWDRERFTMDEGFSNAVQEVFVRLFKEDLIYRGKRLVNWDPKLHTAISDLEVENKDKKGHMWHFRYPLADGAKTAEGKDYIVVATTRPETMLGDTGVAVNPEDPRYKDLIGKEILLPIVDRRIPIVGDEHADMEKGTGCVKITPAHDFNDYEVGKRHNLPMINIFTLDANVRDAAEVFTAKGEASDAYSTEIPERYQGVERFAARKAIVAEFEQLGLLVEIKDHDLTIPYGDRGGVVIEPMLTDQWYVRTAPLAEPAIKAVEDGDIQFVPQQYENMYFSWMRDIQDWCISRQLWWGHRIPAWYDDQGNVYVGRNVEEVRQENNIAADVALRQDDDVLDTWFSSALWTFGTQGWPEQTPDLTTFHPTEVLVTGFDIIFFWVARMIMMTMHFIKDENDKPQVPFKTVYVTGLIRDENGDKMSKSKGNVLDPIDMIDGIDLESLVTKRTGNMMQPQLAAKIEKNTRKTFENGIEPYGTDALRFTLAAMASTGRDINWDMKRLEGYRNFCNKLWNASRYVLMNTQEQDCGFAAGAELEYSLADKWIESQFELAAKAFNEHIDNYRLDMAANTLYEFIWNQFCDWYLELTKPVLWKGTEAQQRATRRTLITVLEKTLRLAHPVIPYITETIWQSVKPLVEGVSGETIMLQALPQYNEANFHQEALDDIEWVKSFITSIRNLRAEYDINPGKPLEVMLKAANDVDVNRLETCTQVLVSLAKLESVRVIADNETLPACATALVGKSELLIPMAGLIDKDAELDRLAKEIAKTQGEIKRIEGKLGNEGFVAKAPEAVVAKEREKLQGYKDTLAKLEEQKVTIAAL